CGGAAACCCGGGATAGTTTTCAAGATATGAACTTAGTATTTTTAGTCTTTCAGTTTAGCGCAAATGAACTCGCGGTTCAAACGGGCGATATTCGTCAACGAAATGTTTTTAGGACATTCGGCGGCACAAGCACCGGTGTTGGTACAGTTACCGAATCCCAATTCGTCCATCTTGGCAACCATAGCACGAGCGCGTTCGGCAGCCTCTACGCGGCCTTGCGGCAGCAGAGCGAATTGGCTTACCTTAGCCGAAACGAACAACATGGCCGAACCGTTTTTACAAGCTGCTACGCAAGCTCCGCAACCGATACAAGTAGCCGAGTCCATAGCCTCGTCGGCATCGATTTTAGAGATAGGAATTGCGTTGGCATCTTGTGCACCGCCCGTGTTTACCGAGATATATCCTCCGGCTTGCTGTATTTTGTCGAATGCACGACGGTCTACCATCAAGTCGCGAATAACGGGGAACCCGGCCGAACGCCACGGTTCTACGGTGATTACGTCTCCGTCGTTGAATTTACGCATGTGCAATTGGCAAGTGGTAACGCTGGTGTCGGGCCCGTGGGGGTGTCCGTTGATATAGAGCGAACACATACCGCAAATACCTTCGCGGCAATCGTGGTCGAATACTACAGGCTCTTTGCCTTCGTTAATCAGTTGCTCGTTGAGCAAGTCGAGCATTTCGAGGAAAGAGCTGTCGGTAGATACACCATTAAGTTTATATTCCTCAAATCTACCTTTTTCTTTGGGACCTTTCTGGCGCCAAACTTTGAGTGTTATATTTATTGTTTTTTCCATAACTTTATCGTGTTATACCGGAATTAAAACGGCGATTAAACAAATTATTTCTTGTAGTTACGTTGTTGAACTTTGATAGCTTCGTATTTCAGTTCTTCTTTCAATAATTCGGGCTTTTTGTCTTCGCCTTGATATTTCCAGCAGCTTACATACATAAAGTGTTCATCGTCACGTTTTGCTTCTCCTTCTTCTGTTTGATATTCTTCACGGAAGTGTCCGCCGCAAGATTCTTCGCGGTTGAGAGCATCGAGGGCCATCAATTTGCCTATTTCGAGGAAGTCTTCCACGCGCAAAGCCTTTTCGAGCTCTACGTTCAGTGTATTGGCTTCGCCGGGAATACGCACGTTGGTGTAGAATTCTTTCTTCACCTCTTCGATTTTTTCGAGGGCAGTTTCCAATCCGGCTTTGTTACGTCCCATGCCCACATAGTCTACCATGATACGTCCCAACTCTTTGTGTATGGAGTCTACCGAACGTTTCCCCTTGATATTCATCAAACGGGCGATACGAGCTTTTACCGCTTTTTCGGCTTCTACAAATTCGGGCAGATCGGTCGAGAAACGGGGAACTTGGATTTGGTCGGACAAATAGTTTTGAATCGTATAGGGAAGTACGAAATAACCGTCGGCAAGACCTTGCATCAAAGCCGAAGCACCCAAACGGTTGGCTCCGTGGTCCGAGAAGTTGGCTTCGCCGATAGCGAACAGACCGGGAATGGAAGTCATCAATTCGTAGTCCACCCAGATACCACCCATCGTGTAGTGCGATGCGGGATAAATCATCATAGGAGTCTCATACGGATTATCATCGACGATTTTTTCATACATCTGGAAGAGGTTTCCGTAACGGCTGGCTACGGCTTCTTTTCCTTTTATTTGGATAGCGGCTTGTTCTCCGCCCAAACTTTCGATCACGTGGTGGTCGAGACCTTGTATAGCTTGTTTACCCAAGCGTTCGATACTTTCCTTGAAATCGAGGTAAACGGCATAACCCGTAGCTCCTACGCCATAACCGGCATCGCAACGTTCTTTGGCTGCGCGAGAAGCTACGTCGCGAGGAACAAGGTTACCGAAGGCCGGATAACGACGTTCCAAGTAGTAGTCGCGATCTTCTTCTTTGATATCGGTCGGTTTCAATTTGCCGGCACGGATAGCTTCGGCATCTTCTTTTTTCTTCGGAACCCAGATACGGCCGTCGTTACGCAGCGACTCCGACATCAAAGTCAGTTTCGATTGGAACTCGCCGTGTGCAGGAATACAAGTGGGGTGAATCTGAGCGTAAGCCGGGTTGGCGAAATAAGCGCCTTTATGATAACATTGAACGGCTACCGAGCCATTCGATGCCATAGCGTTGGTCGAAAGGAAATAAACGTTTCCGTATCCGCCGGTAGCGATAACGACAGCGTGTGCCGCGAATCTTTCAATCTCTCCGGTAACCAGATTACGGGCGATGATACCGCGCGCACGACCGTCGATAATCACGAGGTCGAGCATCTCGTAACGTGTAAATTGTTTTACCGTACCTTTTTTCACCTGACGGTTGAGCGATGCATATGCACCTAACAACAGCTGTTGTCCGGTCTGGCCTTTGGCATAGAATGTACGAGATACCTGAGCACCACCGAAAGAACGGTTAGCCAATTGACCCCCATATTCGCGGGCAAAGGGAACGCCTTGTGCCACGCATTGGTCTA
The sequence above is drawn from the Barnesiella intestinihominis YIT 11860 genome and encodes:
- a CDS encoding succinate dehydrogenase/fumarate reductase iron-sulfur subunit, encoding MEKTINITLKVWRQKGPKEKGRFEEYKLNGVSTDSSFLEMLDLLNEQLINEGKEPVVFDHDCREGICGMCSLYINGHPHGPDTSVTTCQLHMRKFNDGDVITVEPWRSAGFPVIRDLMVDRRAFDKIQQAGGYISVNTGGAQDANAIPISKIDADEAMDSATCIGCGACVAACKNGSAMLFVSAKVSQFALLPQGRVEAAERARAMVAKMDELGFGNCTNTGACAAECPKNISLTNIARLNREFICAKLKD
- a CDS encoding fumarate reductase/succinate dehydrogenase flavoprotein subunit; its protein translation is MSTIDSKIPEGPLAEKWTNYKAHQKLVNPANKRRLDIIVVGTGLAGGSAAATLGELGFNVLNFCIQDSPRRAHSIAAQGGINAAKNYQNDGDSVYRLFYDTIKGGDYRAREANVYRLAEVSNNIIDQCVAQGVPFAREYGGQLANRSFGGAQVSRTFYAKGQTGQQLLLGAYASLNRQVKKGTVKQFTRYEMLDLVIIDGRARGIIARNLVTGEIERFAAHAVVIATGGYGNVYFLSTNAMASNGSVAVQCYHKGAYFANPAYAQIHPTCIPAHGEFQSKLTLMSESLRNDGRIWVPKKKEDAEAIRAGKLKPTDIKEEDRDYYLERRYPAFGNLVPRDVASRAAKERCDAGYGVGATGYAVYLDFKESIERLGKQAIQGLDHHVIESLGGEQAAIQIKGKEAVASRYGNLFQMYEKIVDDNPYETPMMIYPASHYTMGGIWVDYELMTSIPGLFAIGEANFSDHGANRLGASALMQGLADGYFVLPYTIQNYLSDQIQVPRFSTDLPEFVEAEKAVKARIARLMNIKGKRSVDSIHKELGRIMVDYVGMGRNKAGLETALEKIEEVKKEFYTNVRIPGEANTLNVELEKALRVEDFLEIGKLMALDALNREESCGGHFREEYQTEEGEAKRDDEHFMYVSCWKYQGEDKKPELLKEELKYEAIKVQQRNYKK